The following proteins are co-located in the Methylomonas sp. 11b genome:
- a CDS encoding Gp49 family protein has translation MSDSEIEKMIVDKGLTAPRVTPGDIEANISEEHYFTGDAGHDAVRFSWLFADHEDPLELAAARELQERASVMSLSAIRTDIDIAMGRDGNKWSFDSLGLLTYCTLVLQNGFTVTGESACASPENFDAEVGRKIARQNAINKIWPLMGYELKQRIFEAS, from the coding sequence ATGAGTGATAGTGAAATTGAAAAAATGATTGTTGATAAAGGCCTGACGGCTCCGCGCGTGACGCCTGGAGACATCGAGGCGAATATCAGCGAGGAACATTATTTCACAGGTGATGCAGGACATGATGCTGTTAGGTTTTCGTGGCTTTTTGCAGACCATGAAGACCCGTTAGAGCTTGCAGCCGCAAGGGAATTGCAGGAGCGAGCGAGTGTGATGAGTTTATCTGCAATTCGGACTGACATTGATATTGCAATGGGGCGGGACGGGAACAAATGGAGTTTTGATTCATTAGGCCTTTTGACGTACTGCACCTTGGTCTTGCAAAACGGTTTCACTGTTACAGGCGAAAGCGCATGCGCTAGCCCTGAAAACTTTGACGCAGAAGTGGGCCGCAAAATTGCGCGGCAAAATGCAATCAACAAAATCTGGCCGCTGATGGGGTATGAATTAAAACAAAGGATTTTTGAAGCTTCTTGA